A region of Salinibacter sp. 10B DNA encodes the following proteins:
- a CDS encoding family 10 glycosylhydrolase: MPRTRPFVLSLVLLLWAVGADAQTPPKHEFRGAWVATVLNLDWPSSQTASTAAKKAELTRMLDSLKALGINAVLFQVRAESDAVYASPLEPWSYYLTGTQGRAPEPFFDPLQFAINEAHRRGMELHAWFNPFRAARPGSEYERAPGHVTNEHPEWLLQFDDGLQILNPGRPEVRDYVTRVVMDVVRRYDVDGVHFDDYFYPYPPNEMAAELRRSKDQETFAQYPRGFTDIEDWRRDNINSFVTQVHDSIQAVKPTAAFGISPFGIWKDGAPAGISGLSGYHTLYANARAWLRDRSVDYLAPQLYWGFGGEQDYTSLARWWGSQAAAENRHLYPGLAAYRAAPSQKHVPRPFNVRAAARPGAKAYGPTVVPQQVRLNQRRIDIQGSILFRSGFLTRRSLQGLPDSLRRTLYAHPALPPSFPWEETSPPPPPTQVSWSWDGPRNQRLRLQWTSASSDSSPTNRFAVYRLRSNSSPAPSTLTDDASHLLAITGRTTVTDRPRRAAAPYHYAVTAVGPNAGESPPSASVTASGRVPPAVDRFAMTGAAPNPFRNRTRIRMALPTVADVSVTVYDVLGRQVLQTRATLPPGPERTVALDGARLSAGVYLYRVRVQPRNGKRRVRTGKMVHLK, encoded by the coding sequence ATGCCCCGCACTCGTCCGTTTGTTTTGTCCCTCGTGCTTCTCCTGTGGGCAGTTGGCGCTGATGCCCAAACGCCCCCGAAGCACGAATTTCGGGGCGCCTGGGTTGCAACCGTTCTGAATTTGGACTGGCCGTCCTCGCAAACGGCGTCGACCGCCGCGAAGAAAGCGGAACTCACCCGTATGCTCGACAGCCTGAAGGCCCTCGGCATAAACGCCGTGCTTTTTCAGGTGCGGGCCGAGTCGGATGCCGTCTACGCCTCCCCGCTGGAGCCATGGTCATACTATCTCACGGGCACCCAGGGTCGTGCCCCCGAACCGTTCTTCGACCCGTTGCAGTTCGCGATCAACGAAGCTCACCGGCGGGGCATGGAGCTGCATGCCTGGTTCAACCCGTTCCGGGCGGCCCGCCCCGGCTCCGAATACGAACGCGCTCCTGGCCACGTGACGAACGAACACCCAGAGTGGCTCCTGCAATTCGACGATGGACTGCAAATTCTCAATCCGGGACGTCCGGAGGTGCGCGACTACGTGACGCGGGTCGTCATGGACGTGGTACGGCGCTATGACGTCGACGGCGTCCACTTCGACGACTACTTCTATCCGTACCCGCCCAACGAGATGGCCGCAGAGCTCCGTCGGTCGAAGGACCAGGAAACGTTCGCGCAATACCCGCGCGGGTTCACGGACATCGAAGACTGGCGACGCGACAACATCAACTCGTTCGTGACTCAGGTGCACGACAGCATTCAGGCAGTCAAACCGACCGCTGCGTTCGGCATCAGCCCCTTCGGCATCTGGAAGGACGGAGCTCCCGCTGGCATTTCCGGGCTCAGTGGGTACCATACCCTCTACGCCAACGCGCGGGCCTGGCTGAGGGATCGATCGGTCGACTATCTTGCGCCGCAGCTGTATTGGGGGTTCGGCGGCGAGCAGGACTACACGTCGCTCGCCCGGTGGTGGGGCTCTCAGGCGGCCGCGGAGAACCGGCACTTGTACCCTGGACTCGCCGCCTATCGGGCCGCGCCCTCGCAGAAGCACGTGCCGCGGCCCTTCAATGTCCGAGCGGCAGCCCGCCCCGGTGCGAAGGCGTACGGACCTACTGTCGTGCCCCAACAGGTTCGTCTCAATCAACGGCGGATCGACATTCAGGGCAGCATTTTATTCCGATCCGGCTTCCTCACCCGACGGTCCTTGCAGGGGCTTCCCGATTCTCTTCGCCGAACGCTGTATGCCCATCCGGCCCTGCCTCCGTCGTTCCCCTGGGAGGAAACGTCGCCTCCGCCGCCCCCAACCCAGGTCTCGTGGAGCTGGGATGGTCCTCGGAACCAGCGTCTCCGTCTACAGTGGACGTCGGCGTCCAGCGACTCGTCCCCGACGAATCGGTTCGCCGTCTACCGACTGCGCTCGAACAGCTCCCCAGCCCCGTCGACCCTCACCGACGACGCATCCCACCTGTTGGCGATTACCGGACGAACCACCGTTACGGATCGTCCGCGTCGGGCCGCCGCGCCGTACCACTATGCCGTGACCGCCGTGGGGCCGAATGCCGGAGAGAGTCCTCCGAGCGCGTCCGTGACCGCGTCCGGACGCGTCCCGCCAGCCGTTGATCGCTTTGCGATGACAGGCGCCGCGCCCAACCCATTCCGGAATCGCACCCGGATTCGAATGGCCCTCCCCACCGTCGCCGATGTCTCCGTCACTGTATACGACGTGCTGGGACGGCAGGTACTTCAGACCCGCGCCACACTCCCGCCCGGTCCCGAGCGCACCGTCGCCCTCGACGGGGCACGCCTCTCCGCCGGTGTGTACCTCTATCGTGTACGCGTGCAGCCCCGCAATGGAAAAAGACGTGTGCGAACCGGAAAGATGGTCCACCTGAAGTAG